Proteins encoded by one window of Rubinisphaera margarita:
- a CDS encoding formylglycine-generating enzyme family protein, with protein MRQTFPCCFRTPCLLASILVLCLGLSGCGGEDTSSVPPPAPPKPAAVAPPPVPVGGKEGGGREGGNRNVPKAPPKPAVVEVDDADRENLFIEQPEGGNYLAMADVPENRGLNPNYMQAIPRPTDVLPNEFRIEESPQDASSGRKGRFTLPQRFVELPEFGYDASGWPRRIRCEADQSVMAYIPEGVFIQGKNNADANVSPEISAYLSSYYIDIHEVTNENFRKYREFISQTSDRGPQPPLSENAPPEHPVAGVLWRDAVAYLEAIGKTLPTEAEWEKAARGAGGFDHPWGFGRAAWHEPRQLMQKSPVMSYPADLSPYGVFDMAGNVKEWCADWYHAEAYKMAVDDSGQVPRDWQGPQSSEPKFTRVVKGNGPDWTVWHREGLGMSDRDPQVGFRGVLRIPAPAAP; from the coding sequence ATGAGACAGACGTTCCCCTGTTGTTTCCGCACACCTTGCCTTCTGGCCTCCATTCTGGTCCTCTGCCTGGGACTCTCAGGGTGCGGCGGAGAGGACACGTCCAGTGTTCCGCCCCCTGCTCCACCGAAGCCGGCGGCAGTCGCACCGCCTCCCGTGCCCGTTGGTGGAAAAGAAGGCGGTGGTCGAGAAGGCGGCAATCGGAACGTTCCCAAAGCGCCTCCCAAGCCCGCAGTTGTGGAGGTCGACGATGCCGATCGGGAGAACCTGTTCATCGAGCAGCCCGAAGGTGGCAACTACCTGGCGATGGCCGACGTCCCGGAGAATCGGGGGCTCAATCCGAACTACATGCAGGCAATTCCGCGTCCGACCGACGTTCTTCCCAACGAATTCCGAATTGAGGAATCCCCTCAGGATGCGAGCTCGGGCCGTAAAGGTCGCTTCACGCTTCCCCAGCGGTTCGTGGAACTCCCCGAATTCGGATACGACGCCTCCGGCTGGCCGAGACGGATTCGCTGCGAAGCCGATCAGTCTGTGATGGCCTACATTCCGGAGGGCGTTTTCATTCAGGGCAAGAACAACGCCGATGCGAATGTCAGCCCGGAGATTTCCGCCTATCTATCCTCTTACTATATCGATATCCACGAAGTCACGAATGAGAACTTCCGCAAGTATCGTGAGTTCATCTCTCAGACGAGCGACCGGGGCCCTCAACCTCCGTTGAGCGAGAACGCGCCGCCGGAGCACCCCGTCGCCGGCGTACTCTGGCGGGATGCAGTGGCATACCTGGAAGCCATTGGAAAGACACTGCCCACCGAAGCGGAGTGGGAAAAAGCCGCTCGTGGAGCCGGCGGGTTCGATCATCCCTGGGGATTCGGTCGAGCCGCCTGGCATGAACCACGGCAATTGATGCAGAAATCCCCGGTGATGAGTTACCCGGCGGACCTCAGTCCGTATGGCGTCTTCGACATGGCCGGAAACGTCAAGGAATGGTGTGCTGACTGGTATCACGCTGAAGCTTATAAAATGGCCGTTGACGACTCCGGCCAGGTTCCCCGGGACTGGCAGGGTCCGCAAAGTTCGGAACCGAAGTTCACGCGGGTCGTAAAAGGGAATGGCCCCGACTGGACCGTGTGGCATCGCGAAGGGCTCGGCATGAGCGACCGCGATCCGCAGGTCGGCTTCCGTGGTGTACTCCGAATTCCAGCTCCAGCCGCCCCGTAG
- a CDS encoding acyl carrier protein, giving the protein MPSNEEIYEKVQETLIDALGVDDDEVTPEATLVGDLGAESIDFLDIVFRLEKAFDIKIPRGELFPENLAAADSGFVQDGKVTEAGLNELRAKMPHADVDQLAEDPKVENIQNLFTVQMICNFIERKLSA; this is encoded by the coding sequence ATGCCCTCTAACGAAGAAATCTACGAAAAAGTACAGGAAACGCTGATTGACGCTCTCGGAGTCGATGACGATGAAGTCACGCCGGAAGCGACGCTGGTCGGCGACCTCGGTGCTGAATCGATCGACTTTCTCGACATCGTGTTCCGCCTTGAAAAGGCGTTCGACATCAAGATCCCTCGCGGAGAACTCTTCCCCGAGAATCTCGCCGCTGCTGATTCGGGATTCGTTCAGGACGGAAAAGTCACTGAAGCCGGTCTGAACGAACTGCGTGCCAAGATGCCGCACGCCGACGTCGATCAGCTCGCCGAAGATCCCAAGGTCGAAAACATTCAGAATCTGTTCACCGTTCAGATGATCTGCAACTTCATCGAACGGAAGCTCAGCGCCTGA
- a CDS encoding hydroxypyruvate isomerase family protein, which translates to MQRREVLAAGIMACGTLAARSTFGAFEDSSKSSDSRFKLKYAPHFGMFRQSAGDDLVAQLEFMHEEGFRALEDNRMLSRPKEEQDLIAKTLERLDMEMGVFVATGSFQDATFASGKKEFQDVYLEDLRKSVELAKRVRAKWVTVVPGIFDHKLPMGYQTANVVEGLKRCAEICEPSGLIMVLEPLNHFANHPELFLHKIPQAYQICKAVDSPSCKILFDLYHQQITEGNLIPNIDHAWEEVAYFQVGDNPGRKEPGTGEINYRNVFKHIHSKGFDGIVGMEHGNSKKGKEGERAVIDAYVDADSFEV; encoded by the coding sequence ATGCAACGCCGGGAAGTGCTCGCTGCTGGAATCATGGCCTGTGGAACGCTGGCCGCCAGATCAACCTTTGGAGCGTTCGAAGACTCGTCGAAGTCATCGGACAGCCGCTTCAAGTTGAAGTATGCTCCCCACTTCGGCATGTTCCGCCAGAGTGCCGGCGACGATCTGGTCGCTCAACTCGAGTTCATGCACGAGGAAGGCTTCCGGGCTCTCGAAGACAACCGGATGCTGTCCCGTCCGAAAGAAGAGCAGGATCTGATCGCGAAGACGCTGGAACGCCTTGATATGGAGATGGGCGTCTTCGTCGCGACCGGCAGCTTCCAGGATGCGACATTCGCTTCCGGCAAGAAGGAATTTCAGGACGTCTACCTCGAAGACCTTCGAAAGTCGGTCGAGTTGGCTAAACGGGTTCGCGCCAAGTGGGTCACCGTTGTTCCGGGGATCTTTGATCACAAGCTGCCGATGGGCTATCAGACGGCCAACGTCGTGGAAGGCCTGAAGCGTTGTGCGGAGATCTGCGAGCCGTCCGGGCTGATCATGGTTCTGGAGCCGCTCAATCACTTTGCGAATCATCCCGAACTCTTCCTGCACAAGATTCCGCAGGCCTACCAGATCTGCAAAGCGGTCGACAGCCCCAGCTGCAAGATTCTCTTCGACCTGTATCATCAGCAGATCACCGAAGGCAATCTGATCCCGAACATCGACCATGCGTGGGAAGAAGTCGCCTACTTCCAGGTCGGCGACAACCCGGGCCGCAAGGAGCCGGGAACGGGCGAAATCAATTACCGCAACGTCTTCAAGCACATTCACAGCAAAGGTTTCGACGGGATTGTCGGCATGGAGCACGGCAACTCGAAGAAAGGCAAGGAAGGCGAACGAGCCGTCATCGATGCCTACGTCGATGCCGACAGCTTCGAGGTGTAG
- a CDS encoding ABC transporter permease, whose translation MPSAESSPERFRPDYLGVWLRCAKNSVVRELSFRSNFLITVITRGFWFAAQLILFEIIYRNVDSIADWNRAEYFGFMATGMLINAIIESLFMPNCANFSELIRTGNLDFVLLKPIDTQFLISVEKLNLAMMNQILLAGVLLAYSIITLGRPVSAVNAIMYVLLIGTGVLFFYCLMIILASTSVWFGRNQGLYDFWFYVTVFARYPQQIYTGGALAEALRMLFSFALPILLVVTVPARILLSMTLEPSWLAIWSVVSTIIFFFISRRIFLWSIGRYRSASS comes from the coding sequence ATGCCATCGGCTGAGTCGAGCCCGGAACGATTTCGTCCCGACTATCTCGGAGTGTGGCTCCGCTGCGCGAAGAATTCGGTCGTCCGCGAACTGTCGTTTCGCAGCAACTTTCTGATCACGGTCATCACACGCGGCTTCTGGTTTGCCGCCCAGCTGATTCTCTTTGAGATCATCTACCGGAACGTCGACTCCATAGCCGACTGGAACCGAGCCGAGTACTTCGGGTTCATGGCGACGGGCATGCTGATCAATGCGATCATCGAAAGCCTGTTCATGCCGAACTGCGCGAACTTCAGCGAGTTGATCCGGACGGGTAATCTCGACTTCGTTCTGCTTAAGCCGATCGATACCCAGTTTCTGATCTCGGTTGAGAAACTGAATCTGGCAATGATGAACCAGATTCTGCTGGCCGGTGTGCTCCTGGCCTATTCCATTATCACGCTCGGACGTCCCGTCAGCGCCGTCAATGCGATCATGTATGTTCTGCTGATCGGGACCGGGGTGTTGTTCTTCTATTGTCTGATGATCATTCTGGCCAGCACGAGTGTCTGGTTCGGAAGGAATCAGGGGCTTTACGACTTCTGGTTCTACGTCACGGTCTTCGCCCGTTATCCGCAGCAGATCTATACGGGAGGGGCGCTCGCCGAGGCACTGCGGATGTTGTTCAGCTTCGCCTTGCCGATCCTGCTCGTCGTCACAGTTCCTGCACGGATTCTGCTCTCGATGACTCTGGAACCCTCCTGGCTGGCCATCTGGTCGGTGGTCTCGACGATCATCTTCTTCTTCATCTCACGCCGGATCTTCCTCTGGTCGATCGGCCGCTATCGCAGCGCGAGCAGCTGA
- the fabG gene encoding 3-oxoacyl-[acyl-carrier-protein] reductase, translated as MRFEGKKVLVTGGSRGIGRAVVEGFAREGAEVAFIYNSNKEAAEDVVSTLAGEGHKAVTAHQCDVSDQAQVDALVEKLIDQWDRLDILVNNAGIVKDGLLATMDPANWLAVINTNLNSVFYFCRAVTRPMMSQRAGRIVNMSSVAAEFPNQGQANYAASKGGVQGLTRCMATELGRRGITVNAVAPGFIETDMTVAVRNAAEAEIKKAIPLRRLGKPEDIANATLFLASDEASYITGQILTVDGGLTLGGI; from the coding sequence ATGCGTTTTGAAGGCAAAAAAGTTCTGGTGACCGGAGGCAGTCGGGGAATTGGCCGGGCGGTTGTGGAAGGATTCGCTCGTGAAGGTGCTGAAGTCGCCTTTATCTACAACTCCAACAAAGAGGCCGCCGAAGACGTTGTCTCGACGCTGGCCGGCGAAGGCCACAAGGCCGTGACTGCCCATCAGTGTGATGTCTCCGATCAGGCTCAGGTCGATGCCCTGGTCGAAAAACTGATCGACCAGTGGGACCGCCTCGATATTCTCGTGAATAACGCGGGAATCGTGAAAGATGGTCTGCTGGCAACGATGGATCCGGCAAATTGGCTCGCCGTGATCAATACAAATCTGAACAGCGTGTTCTACTTCTGCCGTGCCGTCACGCGACCGATGATGTCTCAGCGGGCCGGCCGAATCGTCAACATGTCCAGCGTGGCCGCTGAGTTCCCGAATCAGGGACAGGCCAACTACGCCGCCAGCAAGGGCGGCGTTCAGGGGCTGACACGCTGCATGGCGACCGAACTGGGACGCCGCGGCATCACCGTAAATGCGGTCGCCCCCGGGTTTATTGAAACGGACATGACTGTTGCGGTCCGCAATGCGGCCGAAGCCGAGATTAAAAAAGCGATTCCTCTGCGTCGACTGGGTAAACCGGAAGACATTGCCAATGCGACTCTGTTCCTGGCAAGCGACGAGGCATCTTATATAACCGGGCAAATCCTCACGGTCGACGGAGGTTTGACGCTCGGCGGGATCTGA
- the sppA gene encoding signal peptide peptidase SppA — MADEKPDSGSKASEVTARNGEQVVRLVIEAQSTTRSRWGMRLLVFLLLFSVLMNFTLLSSSENYFGDMEGPLERYYSGDKTATDKLAVIRVDTTIMPPFTEQIIEQIDHATEDDDVKGMVLVVDSPGGLVADSHQIYHKLSIFAETKPIYVQMGRIAASGGYYIAMGSGEKGKIFAEPTTWTGSIGVIIPHYNLTELADNIGVKSEPLKTGEFKDSLSMFRPLSERDREVWDGIMDDAFQKFLGVIEKGRPALSREEIEALATGRVFTADQAMASGMIDQISFLDETIATLASELGNENIRVIEYDYPPNIVDVLMGTAKMRSDGSILQELLQSPAPRAFYLMGLGQ, encoded by the coding sequence ATGGCTGATGAGAAACCAGATTCCGGCAGCAAAGCGTCGGAAGTCACCGCGCGGAATGGAGAACAAGTCGTCCGTCTCGTGATCGAGGCTCAGTCGACGACGCGGTCTCGCTGGGGAATGCGTCTCCTCGTGTTCCTGCTTCTGTTTTCCGTTCTGATGAATTTTACGCTGCTCTCGTCGAGCGAAAACTACTTCGGGGACATGGAAGGGCCGCTCGAACGCTATTATTCTGGGGATAAAACAGCCACGGACAAGCTCGCGGTGATCCGGGTGGACACTACGATCATGCCCCCGTTCACCGAGCAGATCATCGAACAGATCGACCACGCGACCGAGGACGACGACGTCAAAGGGATGGTTCTGGTCGTTGACAGTCCCGGCGGGCTGGTCGCCGACAGTCATCAGATTTATCACAAGCTCAGTATTTTCGCTGAGACGAAACCGATCTACGTGCAGATGGGGCGAATTGCGGCGTCTGGCGGATATTACATCGCCATGGGATCGGGCGAGAAAGGCAAAATCTTCGCCGAGCCAACAACCTGGACTGGCTCGATCGGCGTGATCATTCCGCATTACAATCTGACGGAACTGGCCGACAACATCGGCGTCAAATCGGAACCGCTCAAAACCGGGGAGTTCAAAGATTCTCTCAGTATGTTTCGCCCGCTCTCGGAACGGGACCGCGAAGTCTGGGACGGAATTATGGACGACGCGTTCCAGAAATTCCTCGGCGTAATCGAGAAAGGACGTCCGGCCCTGAGCCGGGAGGAAATCGAGGCTCTGGCAACCGGCCGCGTCTTTACCGCCGATCAGGCAATGGCCAGCGGCATGATTGATCAGATCAGCTTTCTGGACGAAACGATTGCCACGCTCGCCAGCGAACTGGGCAACGAAAACATCCGCGTCATCGAATACGACTATCCTCCCAATATTGTCGACGTCCTCATGGGGACGGCGAAGATGCGGTCCGATGGATCCATTCTGCAGGAACTGCTGCAGTCTCCTGCTCCCAGAGCGTTTTATTTGATGGGCCTGGGACAGTAG
- a CDS encoding contact-dependent growth inhibition system immunity protein codes for MKITFDRRKSLEELERFDWDKPDSPTQLVQTCHRLRGVPLAEFTAGDLRIMIGQKISLQILIPLALEKLLDDPLVDSNYYPGDLLKAVLDVPESFWSVHADMRDVLLQVVTTTKQLIVSLEESDARPIQEILAKVPASI; via the coding sequence TTGAAGATCACGTTTGACCGTCGGAAGAGTTTGGAAGAACTGGAACGCTTTGATTGGGATAAGCCCGATTCCCCCACCCAACTTGTGCAGACCTGCCACCGGTTACGGGGTGTTCCGCTTGCGGAGTTCACCGCCGGAGACTTGCGAATCATGATTGGCCAGAAGATCAGTTTGCAGATTCTGATTCCGCTTGCACTGGAGAAACTGCTGGACGACCCGCTGGTTGATTCCAATTATTATCCCGGTGATTTACTGAAAGCCGTGCTCGACGTTCCGGAATCGTTCTGGAGTGTCCACGCCGATATGCGAGATGTCCTTCTTCAGGTGGTCACCACGACGAAGCAGTTAATTGTTTCTCTCGAGGAAAGCGATGCTCGTCCTATCCAGGAAATTCTGGCAAAGGTTCCCGCCTCAATTTGA
- a CDS encoding recombinase family protein, with amino-acid sequence MISTRKPTPPTPKPRRPKNIIPAELRDVYAEVVAKAAELRDQGKTHMEVCEALNDLGFRTRTGKPWRHPQQIVKLLRSFVVKPDELQRHADRISFVTPFHQN; translated from the coding sequence TTGATCTCCACCCGGAAACCGACCCCGCCGACCCCAAAACCACGGCGACCGAAGAACATCATACCCGCAGAACTTCGAGATGTTTATGCCGAAGTCGTCGCCAAGGCCGCTGAACTACGAGATCAGGGGAAGACGCACATGGAAGTCTGCGAAGCCCTGAACGACCTTGGATTCAGGACTCGCACCGGCAAGCCGTGGCGACATCCCCAGCAGATCGTGAAGTTGCTGCGGTCATTCGTCGTCAAGCCCGACGAGCTTCAACGACATGCTGACCGCATCTCCTTTGTAACCCCATTTCACCAGAACTGA
- the purM gene encoding phosphoribosylformylglycinamidine cyclo-ligase, with protein sequence MSGLDYKSAGVDLDVYEESMRRVGKLVQGTTTPGVMPLPGGFAGLFRLFSEGRQYRDPVLVSGTDGVGTKIKVAQLANRFDTIGIDLVAMCVNDCLCTGALPLFFLDYVAMSHDDPQLTEALVTGIADGCKQAGMALIGGETAIMADLYSRGDFDLAGFSVGVVERDEVLTGEKVKPGDVVFGLASTGFHSNGYSLIRKVVFEHAGLTVNDDVPELKSTVGETLLKPTQIYVKSVQSVFDVPDMRPHVHAIAHITGGGLQENLARVLPDSVDARLQRNSWSVPAAMSWLQKLGGVATDEMFRVFNMGIGLVLVIDPAAADQVEQTLSGQSIECFRLGEVVAGDGQVHLS encoded by the coding sequence GTGTCCGGACTCGATTACAAATCCGCGGGAGTGGACCTCGACGTTTACGAAGAGTCGATGCGTCGTGTCGGCAAACTGGTGCAGGGGACCACAACACCCGGCGTGATGCCGCTCCCGGGGGGCTTTGCCGGTCTGTTTCGCCTGTTCTCGGAAGGCCGACAGTATCGGGACCCCGTGCTGGTCTCGGGCACCGATGGTGTGGGCACCAAGATCAAGGTCGCTCAACTGGCGAATCGCTTCGATACGATCGGCATCGACCTGGTCGCGATGTGCGTCAACGACTGCCTCTGCACCGGAGCGTTGCCACTCTTCTTCCTCGATTACGTCGCGATGAGTCACGACGATCCTCAGCTGACCGAAGCTCTCGTCACCGGCATCGCCGATGGCTGCAAGCAGGCCGGGATGGCGCTCATTGGCGGCGAGACCGCCATCATGGCCGATCTTTACAGCCGGGGCGATTTTGACCTGGCCGGTTTTAGTGTCGGCGTTGTCGAACGGGACGAAGTCCTCACCGGCGAGAAGGTGAAGCCGGGCGATGTCGTCTTCGGACTGGCGTCAACAGGCTTCCATTCCAACGGTTACTCGTTGATCCGCAAAGTTGTCTTTGAGCACGCCGGGTTGACCGTGAACGACGATGTTCCCGAGTTGAAGTCCACCGTTGGCGAAACGCTGCTGAAACCGACGCAGATTTACGTTAAGTCGGTGCAGTCGGTCTTCGACGTGCCGGACATGCGCCCTCACGTGCACGCCATCGCTCACATCACTGGCGGAGGGCTGCAGGAGAATCTGGCTCGGGTGCTCCCCGATTCGGTCGATGCCCGCCTGCAGCGGAACAGCTGGTCGGTTCCGGCGGCCATGTCGTGGTTGCAGAAACTGGGGGGCGTCGCCACCGACGAGATGTTCCGCGTCTTCAATATGGGGATCGGACTCGTTCTCGTGATCGATCCGGCAGCCGCCGATCAGGTCGAGCAGACTCTTTCGGGTCAGTCCATCGAATGTTTCCGTCTCGGTGAAGTGGTCGCCGGAGACGGTCAGGTCCATCTTTCCTGA
- a CDS encoding 3-hydroxyacyl-ACP dehydratase FabZ family protein, which translates to MRFSLIDVVTELKPGSGMTIVKNLTRAEEYLADHFPGFPVMPGVMMLETLVQTSAWVMRLGTDFAYSTILLDEAKALRFKSFVAPGDQLQVTVSKHKEDGPLWTFKAQGKVRDTEVVSARLVLKQFNLGERDERFAENDRRLVEHMKATWSELERVSEPYLLQSQN; encoded by the coding sequence GTGAGATTTTCATTAATCGACGTCGTGACAGAACTCAAACCGGGCTCCGGAATGACGATCGTCAAGAACCTGACGCGAGCCGAAGAGTATCTGGCCGATCACTTCCCCGGATTCCCTGTCATGCCCGGCGTGATGATGCTGGAAACGCTCGTCCAGACCAGTGCCTGGGTGATGCGACTGGGAACGGACTTCGCCTACAGCACGATTCTGCTCGACGAAGCCAAAGCCCTGCGATTCAAGAGTTTCGTCGCTCCCGGCGACCAGCTCCAGGTCACGGTATCAAAGCATAAGGAAGATGGTCCGCTGTGGACCTTTAAGGCCCAGGGGAAGGTTCGCGACACGGAAGTGGTCAGCGCCCGACTGGTGCTCAAGCAGTTTAATCTGGGAGAGCGGGATGAGCGGTTCGCGGAGAACGACCGCCGTCTGGTTGAACATATGAAGGCGACCTGGTCGGAACTTGAGCGGGTTTCCGAGCCTTACCTGTTGCAGTCGCAGAACTAG
- a CDS encoding 3-hydroxyacyl-ACP dehydratase FabZ family protein produces the protein MRWFWVDRFVEFESGASATAIKNVSLAEEHLHDHFPGFAVMPASLIVEGLAQTGGILLGEKFKFDHIVILAKVPKIKFASYACPGDQLRYHVDLLEANAEGGRVNCTAHVGDRLVAEGEIIFAHLDTMDSSMAQAVDQKNFVFSMGLMSILDVDGVSEAINADA, from the coding sequence ATGCGCTGGTTCTGGGTCGATCGATTCGTGGAGTTTGAGTCGGGTGCGTCTGCCACGGCGATCAAGAACGTTTCTCTTGCCGAGGAACACCTGCACGATCACTTTCCCGGCTTCGCCGTCATGCCGGCGTCATTAATCGTCGAGGGGCTGGCTCAGACTGGAGGAATCCTGCTGGGCGAGAAGTTCAAGTTCGATCACATCGTGATTCTGGCGAAAGTCCCGAAGATCAAGTTCGCCAGCTATGCCTGTCCGGGCGACCAGTTGCGGTATCATGTTGATCTGCTTGAAGCTAACGCCGAAGGTGGCCGCGTGAACTGCACAGCGCACGTGGGCGATCGGCTGGTGGCCGAAGGTGAGATCATTTTTGCCCATCTCGACACGATGGATTCTTCGATGGCCCAGGCGGTCGATCAGAAGAACTTCGTATTCTCGATGGGATTGATGAGCATTCTGGACGTCGACGGCGTCAGCGAAGCGATTAATGCAGACGCCTGA
- a CDS encoding potassium channel family protein, whose protein sequence is MNLRTLLIPGEADRLAVVRRPVIVVMLLSLLIGAGTLGFRYFRDSSWLESVYLAVVTLTTLGCRDPANNPTTMAFVVVYLGMGLGLFSYSLFTLGQSLLDPQFRQFWKQRRMLNRINALSDHHIVCGFGRMGSTICQYLDRKNKPFVVIDTNVDALEARCAPNNWLYIVGDATDDVHLHQAGIARATALASVLPSDSDNTYVVLSARMLNNDLQIVARASDDKAIEKIQRAGATRVISPFSSGGMRMARFMLNPSVESFVEVTDEHDSDLELVDIQVSEGSPLIGQRLAETRLAERGVMVLAIRRSTGERLMPPPGPTEIQAGDNLFAFGHSDKVATVIAECEGT, encoded by the coding sequence ATGAACTTGCGGACTCTGTTAATCCCCGGGGAAGCTGATCGTCTGGCCGTCGTTCGCCGGCCCGTCATCGTCGTCATGCTGCTCAGTCTGCTTATCGGAGCCGGGACACTTGGATTTCGCTATTTCCGGGACTCGAGCTGGTTGGAGTCGGTCTATCTCGCGGTGGTCACGCTGACCACTCTCGGCTGCCGCGACCCAGCCAACAACCCCACGACCATGGCGTTCGTGGTCGTGTATCTCGGCATGGGTCTGGGACTGTTCAGTTACAGTCTTTTCACGCTCGGGCAAAGCCTGCTCGATCCGCAGTTTCGTCAGTTCTGGAAGCAACGACGTATGTTGAACCGCATCAACGCTCTGAGTGACCATCACATTGTCTGCGGATTCGGCCGGATGGGCTCGACGATCTGTCAGTACCTCGACCGGAAGAACAAGCCGTTTGTTGTCATCGACACGAATGTCGATGCGCTGGAGGCCCGCTGTGCTCCCAACAACTGGCTCTACATCGTCGGCGACGCCACGGATGACGTCCATCTGCACCAGGCCGGAATTGCCCGCGCCACCGCACTGGCCTCCGTGCTTCCGTCTGACTCCGACAACACCTACGTCGTTCTCTCGGCTCGCATGCTCAACAACGATTTGCAGATTGTCGCGCGAGCGAGTGATGACAAAGCGATCGAAAAGATTCAACGAGCCGGAGCCACGCGGGTGATCAGCCCATTCAGCAGTGGCGGCATGAGGATGGCCCGCTTCATGCTTAACCCGTCCGTCGAAAGCTTTGTCGAAGTCACCGACGAACACGACTCCGATCTCGAACTGGTCGATATTCAGGTCAGCGAAGGGAGTCCGCTCATCGGTCAGCGTCTGGCAGAAACCCGCCTCGCCGAACGCGGCGTCATGGTCCTCGCCATCCGCCGCAGCACCGGAGAACGCCTGATGCCTCCCCCCGGCCCCACAGAAATCCAGGCCGGCGATAACCTGTTCGCCTTCGGCCACTCCGACAAAGTGGCCACGGTGATCGCGGAGTGTGAGGGGACGTAG
- a CDS encoding ECF-type sigma factor — protein MDSSSPGSISLMIDQLQQGETAAQAELWNRYFERLVPLARKRLGGASRRVSDEEDVALSVMNNFLNGAARGQFPHLKDRENLWALLIVMTQRKVTDQVRHQHAKKRGGRNVRGESIFMKAGDAGANAGWDVFLGEDPTPEVMLALDEQHAALMEELGDDTLREIARLKLESYTTDEIAEKLGVTSRTVKRKVALIREKWLAYGDAAFGPAE, from the coding sequence ATGGATTCTTCCTCGCCGGGTTCAATCAGCCTGATGATCGATCAATTGCAGCAGGGAGAAACGGCTGCTCAGGCGGAACTCTGGAATCGCTATTTCGAAAGACTTGTTCCCCTGGCCCGGAAACGGCTCGGCGGAGCATCGCGGCGGGTCAGCGACGAGGAAGATGTCGCGCTGAGCGTGATGAACAACTTTCTGAATGGAGCGGCTCGCGGGCAGTTTCCGCATCTGAAAGATCGCGAGAATCTCTGGGCTCTGCTCATTGTGATGACCCAGCGCAAGGTCACCGATCAGGTTCGGCATCAGCACGCAAAGAAACGAGGCGGCCGCAATGTTCGCGGCGAGTCGATCTTCATGAAGGCGGGCGATGCGGGAGCGAACGCCGGCTGGGACGTTTTTCTGGGTGAAGACCCGACGCCCGAGGTCATGCTCGCTCTCGACGAACAGCATGCCGCTCTCATGGAAGAACTGGGCGACGACACCCTGCGCGAAATCGCCCGGCTCAAGCTTGAGTCGTACACGACAGACGAGATCGCGGAGAAACTGGGCGTGACGTCGCGAACGGTGAAGCGGAAAGTCGCGCTCATTCGCGAGAAATGGCTCGCTTACGGCGATGCGGCGTTCGGCCCCGCCGAATGA